A stretch of the Desertibacillus haloalkaliphilus genome encodes the following:
- the ahrC gene encoding transcriptional regulator AhrC/ArgR, which yields MNKGQRHIKIREIITNNEVETQDDLVAELKNAGYNVTQATVSRDIKELHLVKVPMIDGRYKYSLPADQRFNPLQKLKRALMDSFVSIDRSDNLIVMKTLPGNANAVGALIDNLDWSEILGTICGDDTILIISRSKEESPIITERFLEML from the coding sequence ATGAATAAAGGGCAGCGTCATATAAAAATACGAGAAATCATTACGAATAATGAGGTTGAAACGCAAGATGATTTGGTAGCAGAGTTAAAAAATGCCGGTTATAATGTTACACAGGCAACCGTATCACGTGACATTAAGGAGCTCCACCTTGTTAAGGTACCGATGATAGATGGACGTTATAAATATAGCTTACCAGCAGATCAGCGCTTTAACCCTTTACAAAAATTAAAGCGAGCATTGATGGATAGCTTCGTTAGTATCGACCGATCCGATAACCTAATTGTTATGAAAACGCTACCGGGAAATGCCAATGCTGTTGGGGCTTTAATCGACAATTTAGATTGGAGCGAGATCCTCGGAACCATTTGTGGTGATGATACGATCCTTATTATTAGTCGATCGAAAGAAGAGAGTCCGATTATTACTGAACGTTTTTTAGAAATGTTATAG
- the recN gene encoding DNA repair protein RecN gives MLVELSIKNFAIIDQLTLSFERGLTVLTGETGAGKSIIIDAIGLLIGGRGSAEFVRHGTKRAEIEGLFTLDDQHSSLEKARELGIEVEDDMLILRRDITKQGKSICRINGKLVTIAILREIGQSLVDIHGQHEHQSLMQTERHISLLDQFAKEQLNETLNEYQQLYKSFRQLSEQLKQLTENEQQMAHRLDLIQYQLAEIEKAGLQPNEDEELQAEKYKLANSEKLYKALHDGYHSLYGEGKSLEWLSLAMGQLEEAATIDKDLQMLHETISNCFYLLEEATFSIRDHFEGLEFDPNRLEFIEVRLNEINGLKRKYGEDVIEILEYAANIEEEIDSLMNKDDRVQKLHGQLEMIALDLLVEANALTKCRERAAELLIAAVHDELQALYMEKTRFQIEITEREATMKDPVIEGKPRHFGEDGIDKVEFKISTNPGEPLKPLAKIASGGEISRIMLALKTIFSSHQGVTSLIFDEVDTGVSGRVAQAIAEKIHNISIGSQVLCITHLPQVAAMADTHLYIYKEQQGDRTETRVTSLDIDEKIGEVARMISGVEITDLTKKHAQELLDLATKIKIQSMKS, from the coding sequence ATGTTAGTCGAATTATCCATTAAGAATTTTGCAATAATTGATCAGTTAACACTTTCTTTTGAACGAGGTTTAACTGTACTCACTGGGGAAACGGGTGCAGGAAAGTCAATTATTATTGATGCGATCGGCCTCCTTATTGGTGGACGAGGATCGGCGGAATTTGTTCGTCACGGAACAAAACGTGCTGAAATTGAGGGATTATTTACATTGGATGATCAACACTCATCCCTAGAAAAAGCACGTGAATTAGGAATTGAAGTTGAAGATGACATGTTAATTTTACGTCGTGATATTACAAAGCAAGGGAAAAGTATTTGCCGAATTAATGGGAAATTAGTGACGATAGCAATTTTGCGTGAAATTGGACAAAGTCTGGTTGATATTCATGGACAGCATGAACATCAATCGTTAATGCAAACGGAGCGCCATATTTCACTGCTTGATCAATTTGCCAAAGAACAACTAAATGAAACTTTAAATGAATATCAGCAACTTTATAAATCGTTTCGACAATTGTCTGAACAGTTGAAACAGTTAACTGAAAACGAGCAACAAATGGCCCACCGTTTAGATTTGATTCAGTACCAATTAGCTGAAATAGAAAAGGCGGGATTACAGCCTAATGAAGATGAAGAATTACAAGCGGAAAAGTACAAACTAGCCAACAGCGAGAAGCTGTATAAAGCTCTTCATGATGGATATCATAGCTTATACGGAGAAGGTAAAAGTTTGGAGTGGCTTTCTTTAGCTATGGGGCAACTGGAAGAAGCCGCTACAATTGATAAGGATTTACAAATGTTACACGAAACGATTAGCAATTGTTTTTATTTGTTAGAAGAAGCAACCTTTTCGATTCGCGATCATTTTGAAGGGCTAGAGTTTGATCCGAATCGATTGGAATTTATTGAAGTTCGTTTAAATGAAATTAACGGTTTAAAACGGAAGTATGGAGAAGACGTTATTGAAATTTTAGAATATGCAGCCAACATCGAAGAGGAAATTGATTCCCTTATGAATAAAGACGACCGGGTACAGAAGCTTCATGGTCAACTAGAAATGATCGCATTGGACCTTCTTGTTGAAGCGAATGCGTTAACAAAATGCCGTGAACGTGCAGCAGAATTATTAATTGCTGCTGTTCATGACGAGTTGCAGGCTCTTTATATGGAAAAAACGCGGTTTCAAATCGAAATAACCGAACGTGAAGCGACAATGAAAGACCCTGTGATTGAGGGAAAACCGCGACACTTTGGTGAGGATGGAATTGATAAGGTCGAATTTAAGATATCAACGAATCCTGGTGAGCCTCTAAAACCGCTAGCAAAAATTGCTTCCGGCGGTGAAATTTCCAGAATTATGCTAGCCTTAAAAACGATTTTTTCAAGTCATCAAGGAGTCACGTCGTTAATTTTTGACGAAGTCGATACCGGGGTAAGTGGGAGAGTCGCTCAAGCGATTGCAGAAAAGATTCATAACATATCGATAGGCTCCCAAGTGTTATGCATTACCCACCTCCCTCAAGTTGCAGCTATGGCCGATACACATTTATATATTTATAAGGAGCAACAAGGCGATCGAACAGAAACAAGGGTCACGTCTTTAGATATCGATGAAAAAATCGGAGAAGTGGCGAGAATGATCTCGGGTGTTGAAATTACTGATTTGACAAAGAAGCATGCTCAAGAGTTGCTTGATTTAGCAACTAAAATAAAAATCCAATCGATGAAAAGCTAA
- the spoIVB gene encoding SpoIVB peptidase yields the protein MKAEKIRKVIGVILLVLVVGIGFIKPVQEYVNIPNELVMFEGQKTELFSVLPAFSDATLKANKDFLVFDKKKDESLGEAVTVMGQQQGDADVTVEMGGFPVKNVDVDVLPEIKVIPGGQSIGVKLNTVGVLVVGHHLVQTDEGEKSPGELAEIEVGDMITKINGEPIEKMSQVASYVQDAGEKGKELEMEINREQETLTKKLKPLKAKGEDSYRMGLYIRDSAAGVGTLTFYDPESKKYGALGHVISDIDTKKPITVNDGQIIRSSVKSIEKGANGDPGEKLANFSKERQVLGTITKNSPFGIFGELTTDEVRNNVQDQEMPIALASQVKEGPAKILTVVEGEEVKEFDVEVVSSVPQKFPATKGMVIKVTDSKLLEATGGIVQGMSGSPIIQDGKVIGAVTHVFVNDPTSGYGAHIQWMLQEAGIDIGLDNEAKAS from the coding sequence TTGAAGGCAGAAAAAATTAGAAAAGTTATTGGTGTTATTCTCCTTGTTTTAGTCGTTGGAATTGGATTTATTAAGCCAGTTCAAGAATATGTGAACATTCCAAATGAACTTGTGATGTTCGAAGGACAAAAAACAGAACTATTTTCCGTTTTACCAGCTTTTAGTGATGCAACGCTGAAGGCTAATAAAGATTTTTTAGTTTTTGATAAAAAGAAGGATGAATCTCTAGGTGAGGCTGTCACTGTCATGGGACAGCAGCAGGGGGATGCGGACGTGACTGTGGAAATGGGAGGATTTCCGGTCAAAAACGTGGATGTAGATGTATTACCAGAGATCAAAGTCATACCAGGTGGGCAATCCATCGGGGTGAAATTAAATACGGTAGGCGTTCTAGTTGTGGGGCATCATTTAGTGCAAACAGACGAGGGTGAAAAATCACCCGGTGAACTTGCAGAAATTGAAGTCGGTGATATGATTACTAAAATCAATGGTGAGCCGATCGAAAAAATGAGTCAAGTCGCTTCGTATGTACAAGATGCTGGCGAAAAAGGTAAAGAGCTTGAAATGGAAATAAATAGAGAGCAAGAAACATTAACAAAAAAATTAAAACCATTAAAAGCAAAAGGTGAAGATTCGTATCGAATGGGTTTGTATATTCGTGATTCTGCAGCCGGAGTAGGTACATTAACCTTTTATGATCCGGAATCAAAAAAGTATGGGGCTCTAGGTCATGTGATTTCAGATATTGATACAAAAAAGCCGATTACTGTAAATGATGGGCAAATTATTCGCTCTTCAGTTAAGTCAATCGAAAAAGGGGCAAATGGTGACCCAGGCGAAAAGCTGGCTAATTTTTCAAAGGAACGTCAAGTATTAGGGACAATTACTAAAAATAGCCCATTTGGGATTTTTGGTGAGCTAACTACAGATGAAGTCAGAAATAATGTTCAAGATCAAGAAATGCCAATTGCACTAGCTTCTCAAGTAAAAGAGGGTCCCGCAAAAATATTAACGGTTGTTGAAGGAGAAGAAGTTAAAGAATTTGATGTTGAGGTCGTAAGTTCGGTTCCGCAAAAGTTCCCAGCAACAAAAGGAATGGTAATAAAAGTTACGGATTCTAAGCTATTAGAAGCAACAGGCGGGATTGTCCAAGGAATGAGTGGGAGTCCGATTATTCAAGACGGCAAAGTGATTGGGGCTGTAACCCATGTTTTTGTCAATGATCCAACTTCAGGATACGGAGCCCACATCCAATGGATGTTACAGGAAGCGGGAATCGATATTGGGTTAGATAATGAAGCGAAGGCGAGTTAA